Proteins co-encoded in one Nitrospira sp. genomic window:
- the msrB gene encoding peptide-methionine (R)-S-oxide reductase MsrB, whose protein sequence is MPPKVEIPAIVKVTKADDEWKKLLSPAAYQVLRHEDTERAFTSPLHENHASGIYYCAGCDLPAYSSEHKFDSGTGWPSFWQPIDPKVIETRTDSKFFMTRVEVHCARCGGHQGHVFDDGPKPTGLRYCINGVSLKFIAG, encoded by the coding sequence ATGCCTCCCAAAGTTGAAATCCCCGCCATTGTCAAAGTGACGAAGGCCGACGATGAATGGAAGAAGCTCTTGTCGCCGGCGGCCTATCAAGTCTTGCGCCATGAAGACACGGAACGGGCGTTTACGAGCCCGTTGCATGAGAATCACGCTTCCGGCATCTATTACTGCGCGGGCTGCGATCTCCCCGCCTATTCGTCGGAACATAAATTCGACAGCGGCACCGGCTGGCCCAGCTTCTGGCAGCCGATCGATCCGAAGGTGATCGAGACGCGCACCGATTCGAAATTCTTCATGACCCGCGTCGAAGTCCACTGCGCCCGCTGCGGCGGCCATCAGGGCCATGTCTTCGATGACGGTCCGAAGCCGACCGGACTCCGCTACTGCATCAACGGCGTCTCGCTGAAATTCATTGCAGGCTAA